A segment of the Nostoc sp. TCL26-01 genome:
CGTTGCAGTCATGCAAGTTGCGCGTAGTGGCAATGTAGAACGAATGCAACGAGTCCGGGAACTACTAGAACAGGTGAAACGAGAAATTTACACAATACTGGCAGAAAAATAGCTAGGAACTCGTAAATGAAGAAGCTGATTAAGCGGATAAAAGCATTTATCAAGCGTATCTTGAGAAAGTTTTCATCCCCATCTCCCTTACCTCAGACTATCAATGCTCACCCGCCATCAGTGGCTCCCTTGCCAACTGTCTCTCCTCGCTGGGAATCTGGTTTAGTACTTGTGTGTTCCCAGTGCGGACAAGAGCATTCGACTAGAACGGCTAGAAGTGCTTCAGAATCAGAAGATTTACTAAATTGGTTAAAATCTCAGCTGAAATTTGATGGATTGTGGGGTGAATTTCGCGTGGTTAGCACTGGTTGTTTGGGAGTTTGTCCCCAGAAAGGTGTGACTGTAGTGCTTGTTAGCAAAGCCAATGGCAAGAGTGAGTGCTTAATTGTCGATCCCAACAGCGATCGCTCTACTCTTTATTCATATATTAAAGAGTGAGAGAGTGCTGAGTGAGGGAGTGCTGAGTGAGAGAGTTCTGACTATTGGCCAATGACTAATGACCATTGACCATTGACTAATGACCATTGACTAATGACTATTGACCATCGACTAACCGCAGATATGGACACTTTGAGAGAAACCCTGATGCTTTATTGTGAGCATCTGGATCATCTAGATGATTTGGTGTAGGTCGGATAGTACCAGCAAATAGATCATCTAAACCGTAAGGGGTGAAAAATTCCCATTCTCCATTGGCATCTAACCTTACACCGACAGCAGTAGCCGTGTGTAACCAATCTTTAATTCCATCTTCTGTACTGGTGTAGAGACGTTTACCAGCACGCCATCGAGCGAAACTGGCTTGATTTTTCACATCAAATTGGTGCTGGGGAAATTGTTCTGTGAGGCTGGTTTTAGCTAGCAATTCTTGAGAACGGTTTCCCGCTTCATCAAAAAAGGCGATATCAAAATCTTTGATGAATAACTGACACTCGTTACCAAAGATGGAATGCCAAACGGTGTTGCGGACTGCACCCCCAGCTAACCACCAGTCAGGGAGATGGAGTTTAGCGATCGCAGGTAATACTTGATCAACAGGTGTATCAGCCAAAATCATCTGTAAGCGAGTGTTGCCATTCATCTTTTGCCAGGTTAAGATACAGCGTCTCAGAAATACTGTACACTGCAACAACAAGAGACAATCACAAAAATATTTTGACTAATAACCAATGACTCATTTAAACACTTAGACGTGGCAGTGCTACGTCTCTAAATTATATTTTGGAGGTGTCTAATGACTAATGACCAATGACCATTGACTAATGACTATTGACCAATGACCAATGACCAATGACTAATGACTAATGACCATTAACTAATTTTGCCCCGTTTATCCTGTAATCTAGTATCTACATTATTACTACTTATACCTCCTGCAACCTCCTGCAACCATGTCAGAGTATCTTGCTCCTCCAACAACTAAGCCTAACAATGCTCGTTTCTCCTCTGGCCCCTGTGCCAAGCGGCCTGGCTGGTCTGTGTCGCATCTACAAAACGCTTGTGTGGGTCGTTCTCATCGGTCTGAAGATGGTAAAGCTAAACTATCAGAAGTCATAGAGCGTTCTCAAAAAATTCTGGATATTCCCGCAGATTATCGTTTGGGTATTGTCCCGGCTTCTGATACTGGTGCTGTGGAAATGGCGTTGTGGTCGCTACTAGGACAAAGACCTTTAGATATCTTAGCTTGGGAAAGTTTTGGTCAAGAATGGGTCAAAGATGTTGTAGATGAGTTGAAGTTACCGGATGTGCGGTTACTGAAAGCACCTTATGGTAGCTTGCCAAATTTGGATGAAGTTGATTTTAGCCATGATGTAGTGTTTTTGTGGAATGGTACAACATCTGGCGTGAGAGTGCCGAATGGTGATTGGATTAAGAGCGATCGCCAAGGTTTAACTATCTGTGATGCTACATCTGCTGTGTTTGCAATGGATATCCCTTGGGACAAAATTGATGTTCTCACCTACTCTTGGCAAAAGGTATTGGGTGGAGAAGCACAGCATGGTGTTGTCGTCCTCT
Coding sequences within it:
- a CDS encoding phosphoserine transaminase — translated: MSEYLAPPTTKPNNARFSSGPCAKRPGWSVSHLQNACVGRSHRSEDGKAKLSEVIERSQKILDIPADYRLGIVPASDTGAVEMALWSLLGQRPLDILAWESFGQEWVKDVVDELKLPDVRLLKAPYGSLPNLDEVDFSHDVVFLWNGTTSGVRVPNGDWIKSDRQGLTICDATSAVFAMDIPWDKIDVLTYSWQKVLGGEAQHGVVVLSPRAVERLETYQPAWPIPKIFRLSQKGKLIEGIFKGDTINTPSMLCVEDALDALVWAESIGGLAGLISRSEANLSAIAKWVKQSNWAGFLAETPETRSCTSICLKIVDAAFTELSAEDQAKFTKKLAKLLEKQQVAYDIAPYRAAPPGLRIWGGATVETADIEALLPWLDWAYATVKTEFVPVA
- a CDS encoding nucleotidyltransferase family protein, with the protein product MNGNTRLQMILADTPVDQVLPAIAKLHLPDWWLAGGAVRNTVWHSIFGNECQLFIKDFDIAFFDEAGNRSQELLAKTSLTEQFPQHQFDVKNQASFARWRAGKRLYTSTEDGIKDWLHTATAVGVRLDANGEWEFFTPYGLDDLFAGTIRPTPNHLDDPDAHNKASGFLSKCPYLRLVDGQ
- a CDS encoding (2Fe-2S) ferredoxin domain-containing protein; translation: MKKLIKRIKAFIKRILRKFSSPSPLPQTINAHPPSVAPLPTVSPRWESGLVLVCSQCGQEHSTRTARSASESEDLLNWLKSQLKFDGLWGEFRVVSTGCLGVCPQKGVTVVLVSKANGKSECLIVDPNSDRSTLYSYIKE